From one Tachysurus vachellii isolate PV-2020 chromosome 23, HZAU_Pvac_v1, whole genome shotgun sequence genomic stretch:
- the lrp3 gene encoding low-density lipoprotein receptor-related protein 3: MMKVGGMKLFLLKCLLFLRCVWLCLAACGEQVELHTERRGVIYSPSWPLNYPAGVNCSWNIQGNHGEVITISFHSFDVEDSGGCRGDWLLLGPTRKDEYRVCGSVLPPPFISSRGAVWLHFHSQANSSGLAQGFRLSYIRSRLGESSCESDEYLCGNGKCVARSWRCNGLDECGDKTDERNCIGPPTPARASLCAPGMLECSLAQSTRCLPSALRCNGVHDCPDGSDEAQCPDMVCGKRLANFYGMFASPDYFRPNRSTGTDLYCTWLLDTQDPKPLLLRLDLQLGAGDSVRVYDGLGERAERLLQSLTHHNNQRSAMLESSQGQMSVLYHAKPHSQGHGFNASYQVKGYCFPGEFPCGPDEGCYAQYQRCDGYWHCPSGRDEEGCPRCAPGQYPCQGAGGVCYSAHERCDNQKQCPDGSDEKNCFSCQPGTFHCATNLCILETWRCDGQEDCADGSDEHECQAAVPRKVITAALIGSMACSLLLVIALGCAFKLYSLRTREYRAFETQMTQLEAEFVQREAPPSYGQLIAQGLIPPVEDFPAYNPAQVSVLHSLRSAMRRQMRRHSSRRMASRRRLGRLWSRLFQRGSRLRGHILLLTPPGRAHTPSQTHPLPSGHALVSSRIGNSSHCGVEGQSGEWVDLQAHAEALCLAESGSPASSPSSPALPRSTSDTLEDEDDENDDENPNRASGHRPRDERRSHGAPRRPSRLPFQSRASRRVVQGLAAELGAMPLTRYSVLGISPLSTPDSLTSSSSQNEDEVYLPTHTDVCSNARSESHTDPNTHSAVRDKSVKRSGIQSADTSSDEDESVILFMR, encoded by the exons CTTCCACAGCTTTGACGTGGAGGATTCGGGTGGATGTCGGGGAGACTGGCTGCTGCTCGGCCCCACACGGAAAGACGAGTATCGTGTATGCGGCTCGGTCCTGCCGCCTCCATTCATCTCCTCCCGAGGTGCGGTGTGGCTCCATTTTCACTCACAGGCCAACAGCTCAGGACTGGCACAAGGCTTCAGGCTCTCCTACATACGCA gtcGTTTGGGAGAGAGCAGCTGTGAGAGTGATGAGTACCTGTGTGGAAACGGGAAGTGTGTGGCGCGCTCCTGGCGCTGTAACGGCTTGGACGAATGCGGAGACAAAACGGATGAGAGGAACTGCATCGGCCCTCCCACGCCGGCCCGTGCCAGCCTGTGTGCCCCAGGTATGCTGGAGTGCAGCCTCGCCCAGTCGACCCGCTGCCTGCCCTCAGCACTGCGCTGTAACGGCGTGCACGACTGCCCTGACGGCTCCGACGAGGCTCAGTGTCCCGACATGGTGTGTGGAAAACGGCTGGCCAACTTCTACGGCATGTTCGCCTCGCCAGATTATTTCCGGCCGAATCGCAGCACTGGCACTGACCTCTACTGCACCTGGCTCCTGGACACACAG GACCCGAAGCCTCTGCTGCTGAGGTTGGACCTGCAGTTGGGAGCAGGCGACTCGGTGCGTGTGTATGACGGTCTGGGGGAACGAGCCGAGCGTCTGCTGCAGAGtctcacacaccacaacaaCCAGCGTTCAGCCATGCTGGAGTCGTCACAGGGGCAGATGAGTGTTCTGTACCATGCCAAGCCTCATAGCCAGGGGCACGGCTTCAACGCCTCATACCAG GTGAAAGGTTACTGTTTCCCAGGTGAGTTCCCGTGTGGTCCAGATGAAGGCTGTTACGCTCAGTACCAGCGCTGTGACGGTTACTGGCACTGTCCGAGTGGCCGAGATGAGGAGGGGTGCCCGCGTTGTGCCCCAGGTCAGTACCCTTGCCAGGGGGCCGGAGGTGTGTGTTACTCTGCTCACGAGCGCTGTGACAATCAGAAACAGTGCCCAGATGGTTCGGATGAGAAAAACTGTTTCTCCTGCCAGCCGGGAACGTTCCACTGCGCAACGAACCTGTGCATCCTGGAGACGTGGCGCTGTGACGGGCAGGAGGACTGCGCTGACGGCAGTGACGAGCACGAGTGCCAGGCTGCTGTGCCTCGCAAAGTAATCACAGCGGCGCTGATCGGCAGCATGGCATGCAGCTTGCTGCTCGTCATCGCCCTCGGCTGTGCTTTCAAACTCTACTCGCTTAGAACCAGGGAGTACCG AGCTTTTGAAACCCAGATGACTCAGCTGGAGGCGGAGTTTGTTCAAAGAGAAGCTCCGCCCTCATACGGTCAGCTGATTGCTCAGGGTCTCATCCCACCTGTGGAGGATTTTCCTGCTTATAATCCTGCTCAG GTGTCCGTTCTGCACAGTCTCCGCTCCGCCATGCGGAGACAGATGAGGCGTCATTCTTCCCGTCGTATGGCATCACGTCGCAGACTGGGCCGGCTTTGGAGTCGCCTGTTCCAGCGAGGGAGTCGACTGCGTGGTCATATACTCCTGCTTACCCCACCTGGGCGcgcacacactccctcacagaCGCACCCACTGCCGTCTGGTCACGCACTCGTCAGCTCTCGGATTGGGAACAGCAGCCACTGTGGTGTAGAGGGGCAGAGCGGCGAGTGGGTGGACCTGCAGGCTCACGCCGAGGCTCTGTGCTTAGCTGAAAGCGGGTCACCTGCGTCGTCCCCCTCGTCACCAGCCCTGCCGCGCTCCACCTCAGACACACTTGAGGACGAAGACGACGAGAATGACGACGAGAACCCTAACCGAGCGTCAGGTCATAGGCCCAGAGATGAGCGGAGATCACATGGAGCCCCACGTCGACCCTCACGTCTACCTTTTCAATCACGAGCATCCAGAAGGGTCGTCCAGGGACTTGCCGCTGAACTGGGAGCCATGCCATTGACACGCTACTCTGTACTGGGAATCTCTCCTCTGTCCACGCCGGATTCTCTGACATCATCTAGCAGCCAGAACGAAGACGAAGTGTATttaccgacacacacagacgtctGCTCAAACGCTCGCTCTGAGTCACACACTgaccccaacacacactcagcagtTAGAGATAAAAGCGTAAAGAGATCCGGGATTCAGAGTGCAGACACGAGCAGCGACGAAGACGAGAGCGTCATTCTGTTCATGCGCTAA